Proteins found in one Muribaculum gordoncarteri genomic segment:
- a CDS encoding P-loop NTPase family protein produces the protein MNEELTPEIIAQVEAKRKREAAEVARLKIAPVINKVMNDARKQITQFEDLSVESTFNAHSNLVVQIANSICLAGQRRRFVIDEHNAKVLRFLLYYFNNCHLAEQIFPDEGHKLEKHILLMGEVGTGKTLMMQIFSEYLRYTNNPNFFHNVSVTQMVNYYTIHNNIDRYTYNEENSVGFQCKPVNLCLNDIGVENRPFYGIDTKTIVNDFLHARNEIWTMTAPDRRKFAHLTTNLDVEKLKKEFDDGFGRLADRFKTYNVLYLTGASRR, from the coding sequence ATGAACGAAGAACTGACACCCGAAATCATCGCGCAAGTCGAAGCCAAGCGCAAGCGTGAAGCGGCTGAAGTTGCAAGATTGAAAATTGCACCGGTCATCAACAAAGTTATGAACGATGCGAGGAAACAAATCACGCAGTTTGAAGACTTATCGGTTGAATCGACATTTAACGCCCACAGCAATCTCGTTGTGCAAATCGCCAACTCAATCTGCCTTGCCGGACAGCGGCGCAGATTCGTGATTGACGAACACAACGCGAAAGTGCTACGCTTTTTGCTCTACTACTTCAACAACTGCCATCTTGCCGAGCAGATATTCCCGGATGAGGGGCACAAGTTGGAAAAGCATATTTTGCTTATGGGCGAAGTCGGCACCGGCAAAACTCTGATGATGCAGATTTTCTCCGAATATCTGAGATACACCAACAATCCGAATTTCTTTCACAATGTATCGGTAACGCAGATGGTGAATTACTACACGATTCACAACAACATCGACCGCTACACATACAACGAAGAAAATTCAGTCGGATTCCAATGCAAGCCGGTTAATCTGTGCTTGAACGACATCGGCGTTGAAAATCGACCTTTCTACGGAATCGACACCAAAACAATCGTCAATGACTTCCTGCACGCAAGAAATGAGATTTGGACAATGACAGCACCCGACCGCCGGAAATTCGCGCATCTGACAACAAATCTCGATGTTGAAAAACTGAAGAAAGAGTTTGATGATGGGTTTGGTCGATTGGCAGACCGATTCAAGACGTACAACGTACTCTACTTGACCGGCGCAAGCCGAAGATGA
- a CDS encoding DUF551 domain-containing protein: MENQKQKSIIDWNAGKVSIEGGTSLLNDLTKGQRMKWRDAKSERPNHLQRCICYDSHLKEVRCYVYDNQGKYWCSATTEVHDPDGDNHVSDYADYRITHWMLMPEPPKGGEA; the protein is encoded by the coding sequence ATGGAAAATCAAAAACAAAAATCAATCATCGATTGGAATGCTGGCAAAGTCAGCATCGAGGGCGGCACTTCATTGCTGAATGACCTCACTAAAGGTCAGCGCATGAAGTGGCGAGATGCAAAGAGTGAACGCCCGAATCACCTACAAAGATGTATTTGCTACGATAGTCACCTCAAAGAAGTACGGTGCTATGTCTATGACAACCAAGGCAAATATTGGTGTTCAGCAACGACCGAGGTACATGACCCGGACGGCGATAATCATGTTTCGGATTATGCAGACTATCGGATAACGCATTGGATGCTGATGCCGGAGCCACCGAAAGGAGGTGAGGCATGA
- the mnmE gene encoding tRNA uridine-5-carboxymethylaminomethyl(34) synthesis GTPase MnmE, with protein sequence MTIHDNNDTICAISTPHGVGGIAVIRISGRDAIAVVDRLWKGRRLSESASHTAHLGTIVDDNSEILDQAVATVFRGPNSFTGEDVVELSVHGSKWIQRETINLLVRTGCRIADAGEFTRRAFASGRLDLAEAEAVADVIASSSRAAHRVAMRQMRGDFSGRLNSLREQLLELASLLELELDFSEEDVEFASRRKLLDLADEIHSVVTRLAATFATGSALKEGIPVSIVGATNVGKSTLLNRLLHDDRAIVSDIHGTTRDVIEDTMEIGGVLFRLIDTAGLRSTTDTIEALGIERTINKLKNASIILWMVDATAGQENAAKSWAEIESHLSPEQHLIAVVNKIDAGNIDITSLLPEGTTVIKLSARNGEGISALEQALVNASGTGDLSHNDIMVTNARHYEALTHAANAIARAIDGLKAGLSGDFIAQDIRETLHYLGEITGTITTPDILATIFSRFCIGK encoded by the coding sequence ATGACAATTCACGACAATAACGACACGATATGCGCCATATCAACTCCTCACGGGGTTGGTGGCATAGCCGTAATACGCATAAGCGGCCGCGATGCCATAGCCGTAGTTGACCGACTGTGGAAAGGCCGCCGGCTGTCGGAATCGGCAAGTCACACCGCCCACCTTGGCACAATAGTCGACGACAATAGCGAGATTCTCGATCAAGCCGTGGCCACGGTGTTTCGCGGCCCCAACTCATTTACGGGTGAGGATGTTGTCGAGCTGTCGGTCCACGGTTCAAAATGGATACAGCGCGAAACGATAAATCTGCTTGTACGCACGGGATGCCGCATAGCCGATGCCGGCGAATTCACACGCCGTGCATTCGCTTCAGGCCGGCTCGACCTTGCCGAGGCTGAAGCCGTGGCTGATGTCATTGCATCGTCGTCGCGTGCGGCCCATCGGGTGGCGATGCGACAGATGCGCGGCGACTTCTCGGGCCGATTGAATTCACTGCGTGAGCAATTGCTGGAACTGGCTTCACTTCTTGAACTTGAGCTTGACTTCTCGGAGGAGGATGTAGAGTTTGCATCGCGTCGGAAGCTGCTCGACCTCGCCGACGAAATTCACAGTGTGGTAACGCGCCTTGCCGCAACATTTGCTACCGGCTCGGCACTGAAGGAGGGTATTCCGGTGTCGATTGTGGGTGCCACAAATGTTGGCAAATCAACGCTGCTCAACCGATTGCTGCACGACGATCGGGCAATCGTGAGCGACATACACGGAACGACCCGTGATGTAATCGAAGACACGATGGAGATAGGCGGCGTGCTGTTTCGCCTAATCGATACGGCAGGTCTTCGTTCGACCACTGACACAATAGAGGCATTGGGCATCGAACGCACCATCAACAAGCTGAAGAATGCATCGATAATATTGTGGATGGTCGATGCGACCGCCGGACAAGAGAACGCAGCGAAATCATGGGCTGAAATAGAATCACATCTATCGCCCGAACAACACCTCATAGCGGTGGTAAACAAGATTGACGCCGGCAACATAGACATAACTTCGCTTCTGCCCGAAGGGACCACGGTAATAAAGCTGTCGGCACGAAACGGCGAAGGCATATCGGCTCTCGAACAAGCCCTGGTGAATGCATCGGGCACAGGCGACCTGTCGCACAACGACATCATGGTGACAAATGCCCGCCACTATGAGGCTCTGACTCACGCCGCCAATGCCATAGCCCGCGCAATCGACGGACTAAAAGCCGGCCTGTCAGGCGACTTCATCGCCCAAGACATACGCGAAACCCTCCACTACCTCGGCGAAATCACCGGCACCATCACCACCCCCGACATCCTCGCCACCATCTTCTCCCGCTTCTGCATCGGAAAGTAG
- a CDS encoding recombinase RecT — protein MAENNQVATTGQTGLAKLKSILSAPSVVEQFQNALAENKNLFIASIIDLYNGDKSLQECNPTAIVQECLKAAVLDLPINRALGFAYVVVYKNKVKRTDPQTGRTIEVKEPTPTFIPGYKGYIQLAMRTGKYRTINADVVYEGELRTANRLSGEVCLDGQKKSDKIIGYFCYFELLNGYSKTLYMSVEDMAAYAKRYAPGIKFKKEVTVADLIKKANSGIVSNTVGWEGNFNDMALKTVIRRLLSKYGYLSIKMQSALGHDTEAENRAIAARNDTLQLADAQPLNLDASEVPYEEVVNEETGEVTEQPKEAPVTEEAPKEPNY, from the coding sequence ATGGCAGAAAACAACCAAGTCGCGACCACCGGGCAAACCGGACTCGCGAAGCTGAAGTCAATCCTCAGTGCGCCGAGCGTGGTAGAACAGTTCCAAAACGCGCTTGCAGAGAACAAAAACCTATTCATCGCGTCAATCATCGACCTCTACAACGGCGATAAGTCGCTTCAAGAGTGCAACCCTACGGCAATCGTACAAGAGTGCTTGAAAGCCGCCGTACTCGACTTGCCGATAAACCGCGCTCTCGGATTCGCCTATGTCGTAGTCTACAAAAACAAGGTTAAGCGTACTGACCCACAGACCGGGCGCACCATAGAAGTTAAAGAGCCGACACCGACATTCATACCCGGTTACAAGGGCTACATTCAGCTTGCTATGCGCACCGGCAAGTATCGCACAATCAACGCAGATGTGGTGTATGAGGGCGAATTACGCACTGCAAATCGACTCTCCGGCGAAGTGTGCCTTGACGGACAAAAGAAGTCCGACAAAATCATCGGCTACTTTTGCTATTTCGAGTTGCTTAACGGCTACTCCAAGACGCTCTATATGTCGGTTGAAGACATGGCGGCATACGCAAAGCGTTACGCTCCTGGCATCAAGTTCAAAAAAGAAGTCACAGTCGCCGACCTTATCAAGAAAGCCAACAGCGGCATCGTGTCAAATACTGTCGGTTGGGAGGGCAATTTCAACGATATGGCTCTGAAGACAGTCATTCGCCGACTTCTCTCAAAATACGGCTATCTCTCAATCAAGATGCAGTCAGCACTCGGACACGACACCGAAGCCGAGAATCGAGCAATCGCCGCGCGAAATGACACGCTTCAGCTTGCAGATGCACAACCGCTCAATCTCGACGCTTCCGAAGTGCCATACGAGGAAGTCGTGAACGAAGAAACCGGCGAGGTTACAGAGCAGCCAAAAGAAGCTCCGGTGACTGAAGAAGCTCCAAAAGAACCGAACTATTAA
- a CDS encoding helix-turn-helix domain-containing protein: protein MSIEQRLERLERIMLIQFKNVLNVDEVAMILSVSADRVRHLVSARKIPHYKQGNRTFFKKSEIEDWQLSDRIPTNDEINCKAATHIAINKF, encoded by the coding sequence ATGAGCATAGAACAACGACTTGAACGACTTGAACGCATCATGCTTATTCAGTTCAAAAACGTGCTGAATGTCGATGAGGTTGCAATGATTCTTTCAGTATCAGCCGACCGGGTGCGTCATCTCGTAAGTGCGCGAAAAATTCCTCATTACAAGCAGGGCAACCGCACATTCTTCAAGAAGTCAGAAATCGAGGATTGGCAGTTGTCAGACCGCATCCCGACTAATGATGAAATCAACTGCAAAGCAGCCACCCACATAGCAATCAACAAATTCTAA
- a CDS encoding nitroreductase family protein: MKLTKLAIAILTIATMLTTTSCNNSTSSEKAPVVESNQALDAIYTRTSVRQYDASRAIAKDTVDMILRAAMSAPTAVNRQPWAFVVRDIQLMA; encoded by the coding sequence ATGAAATTAACTAAATTGGCTATTGCCATCTTAACAATTGCAACAATGTTGACCACTACAAGTTGTAACAATTCGACATCAAGCGAGAAAGCTCCCGTTGTTGAATCCAATCAGGCTCTTGACGCCATATATACCCGCACGAGTGTGCGCCAGTACGATGCTTCGCGTGCGATTGCAAAGGACACTGTCGACATGATTCTGCGTGCGGCAATGTCGGCTCCCACCGCTGTCAATCGTCAGCCGTGGGCGTTTGTAGTTAGGGATATTCAGTTAATGGCTTGA
- a CDS encoding site-specific integrase encodes MTDTNKSPIRLRKRKLLNGNISLYLDIYHKDGKRDYEFLKLYLIPEKTRADKEKNKQTMQLAQSILGKRLVEMQNGDYGFKSQFAEDTLFFDYYRAITEKRLGKESRGNWGNWLSCLKHLEKYERNKRITFAEITPRWVEGFRTFLDKKAEAFGNDKRERAERRPLSQNSKQSYFNKLRACLNQAYEDRIIQHNPMRGIDGFSGEEGTRMYLTLEEIRKLVDTQCDYPEIKRAFLFSCLTGLRRSDIVKLTWSEVQKQGDFTRIIFRQKKTGGQEYLDITPQAADLLGEHGKPGEYVFGDIHSPSCTNYAIKMWVLRAGINKDITFHCGRHTFAVLMLDIGTDIYTVSKLLGHRELSTTQIYAKVLDKNKQAAVSRIPDIFNKDKAD; translated from the coding sequence ATGACTGATACAAACAAATCTCCCATTAGGCTGCGGAAGCGCAAATTGCTCAACGGCAACATAAGCCTCTACCTCGACATTTACCATAAGGACGGTAAGCGTGACTATGAGTTTTTGAAACTCTATCTCATCCCGGAGAAGACACGCGCAGACAAAGAGAAGAATAAACAGACTATGCAGCTTGCACAGTCGATTCTCGGCAAACGGCTTGTCGAGATGCAGAATGGCGACTACGGATTCAAATCACAGTTTGCCGAAGATACTCTATTCTTCGACTACTACCGCGCAATAACAGAAAAACGACTCGGAAAAGAGAGTCGTGGAAATTGGGGCAACTGGCTCTCGTGCCTGAAGCATCTCGAAAAGTACGAGCGTAACAAGCGCATCACATTTGCAGAGATTACGCCACGTTGGGTTGAGGGATTCAGAACATTCCTTGACAAGAAAGCTGAAGCGTTCGGAAATGACAAACGAGAGAGAGCGGAACGCCGTCCATTGTCGCAGAACTCGAAGCAGAGCTATTTCAACAAGCTCCGGGCGTGTCTTAACCAAGCCTACGAGGACAGAATAATACAACACAATCCAATGCGCGGCATTGACGGCTTCAGCGGCGAGGAAGGGACACGAATGTATCTGACGCTTGAAGAAATCCGAAAGCTCGTTGATACGCAATGCGACTACCCGGAAATCAAACGCGCCTTTCTCTTTTCGTGTCTTACCGGTTTACGCCGTAGTGACATTGTAAAGCTCACATGGAGCGAAGTGCAGAAGCAAGGCGACTTTACACGCATCATTTTCCGGCAAAAGAAAACCGGCGGTCAAGAATATCTCGACATCACGCCTCAAGCTGCCGACCTACTCGGAGAGCATGGAAAACCGGGCGAATACGTCTTTGGCGACATTCATTCGCCGAGTTGCACCAACTACGCGATAAAGATGTGGGTACTACGAGCCGGCATCAACAAAGACATCACGTTTCATTGCGGCCGCCACACATTCGCAGTCCTCATGCTTGACATCGGCACCGACATCTACACAGTCAGCAAGCTACTCGGACACCGGGAGCTATCGACTACGCAGATATATGCGAAAGTCCTTGACAAGAACAAACAAGCCGCCGTATCGAGAATCCCGGATATATTCAACAAAGACAAAGCGGATTGA
- a CDS encoding helix-turn-helix domain-containing protein, with translation MVKQITFKDLYQREKDKPTPVQSFIERVATVTEKSPNTVRQWATGQQVPDALTRKHIAKEFGVDPETLFPNN, from the coding sequence ATGGTAAAGCAAATCACATTCAAAGACCTCTATCAGAGAGAAAAGGACAAACCTACGCCGGTGCAGTCTTTCATCGAGAGAGTTGCAACCGTGACGGAGAAATCTCCTAACACAGTCCGTCAGTGGGCGACCGGTCAGCAAGTGCCGGACGCTCTGACAAGAAAGCATATCGCCAAGGAATTTGGCGTTGACCCCGAAACATTATTCCCTAATAATTAA
- a CDS encoding DDE transposase: MKLRKISEITATLPFTEFDFMQKYRESFAVSELGRIHAQLPLKELAEKIRSHFPKTHPQGNTPMFPPEGEVALMFLKPYTGQSDDGLIEMLNGSIHIQMFCGVLIDPANPIKNGKIVSAIRQRIAGALDIKELQKLLYDKWGGLLKDKNLCLTDATCYESHLRFPTDVKLLWECCEWIQSLIKKTCKALKERLPRNKYRDIDRDRLTYAKHRKHTRAATAKLRRRLLGLLSKQIGQWNRICKIHTVDITLTAEQSKRLSALKEVYRQQSALAQKKEVKHRIVSIDRPYIRPIVRGKENKRVEFGVKVNNIQIDGISFIEHHSFEAFNEGVRLQECIEYQQELTGIKVTRVGADTIYANNDNRRYCTENGMTTCFVRKGPKPKDEDADISTARRIIGTLRSTAMEGSFGNQKQHYSVGRIAARNSRSETLLLFFGIHMANAATLAARQLAIEEKEKQLQKQRA; this comes from the coding sequence GTGAAGTTACGAAAAATATCCGAGATTACGGCCACGTTGCCGTTTACCGAGTTCGATTTCATGCAAAAATATCGCGAGAGTTTTGCCGTAAGCGAGCTCGGGCGCATCCATGCGCAATTGCCATTGAAAGAACTGGCAGAGAAAATCCGTTCGCATTTTCCCAAAACGCATCCTCAGGGCAACACTCCGATGTTCCCGCCGGAGGGAGAGGTGGCGCTGATGTTTCTCAAGCCATATACCGGACAGTCGGATGACGGCCTGATCGAGATGCTCAACGGCAGTATACACATACAGATGTTCTGCGGGGTGCTCATAGATCCGGCCAACCCCATAAAGAACGGCAAGATAGTCAGTGCTATCCGTCAGCGTATAGCCGGAGCTCTTGATATCAAAGAACTACAGAAATTGCTGTATGACAAGTGGGGCGGTTTGTTAAAAGACAAGAACCTGTGCCTGACCGACGCCACCTGTTACGAGAGCCATCTGCGATTCCCGACAGATGTAAAGCTGTTGTGGGAATGCTGCGAGTGGATTCAATCACTTATAAAAAAGACCTGCAAGGCGTTGAAGGAACGGTTGCCACGCAACAAGTATCGTGATATTGACCGCGACAGACTCACCTATGCCAAGCATCGCAAGCACACCAGGGCGGCAACCGCCAAACTCCGCCGTCGATTGCTCGGCCTGCTTTCCAAACAGATAGGTCAATGGAACAGAATCTGCAAGATACACACCGTTGACATCACGCTCACCGCAGAGCAAAGCAAGCGTCTCAGTGCATTAAAAGAGGTGTATCGCCAGCAGAGCGCACTTGCTCAGAAAAAGGAGGTGAAACACCGTATCGTCAGCATAGACCGTCCGTACATCCGTCCTATTGTCAGAGGCAAGGAGAACAAGCGAGTGGAGTTCGGAGTCAAGGTCAACAACATCCAGATTGACGGAATTTCATTCATCGAACACCATTCCTTCGAAGCCTTCAACGAGGGCGTGAGATTACAGGAGTGTATTGAATATCAACAGGAACTGACCGGTATCAAAGTGACCAGGGTAGGGGCAGACACCATCTATGCCAACAACGACAACCGGCGGTATTGCACCGAAAACGGCATGACGACCTGTTTTGTCCGCAAAGGCCCGAAGCCCAAGGATGAAGATGCTGACATAAGCACAGCCCGACGAATAATCGGGACACTGCGCTCTACCGCCATGGAGGGCAGTTTCGGTAATCAGAAACAACACTACAGCGTTGGCCGGATAGCGGCACGCAACTCCCGCAGCGAAACCCTGCTGCTCTTTTTCGGCATCCACATGGCAAACGCCGCAACACTTGCCGCCCGACAACTCGCCATCGAAGAAAAAGAGAAGCAGTTACAAAAACAGCGAGCGTGA
- a CDS encoding MBL fold metallo-hydrolase, with protein MKLFCIGSSSRGNGYVLQSSNGGALLIECGMPLVEVKKVLGWKLSSIAGCVVSHRHKDHSKYLPEYLKFGIHALALEDVFASFPKLNRTFCKSIEPMHGYKVGSFKVFALPVVHDVPCLGFVIEHDEMGKLLFVTDTMMLEYRVANLNHIMIEANYSDELLEDAISSGSTVSSTRERLLESHMELKTTEQILRTTDLTAVNEVVLLHLSGRHSNAEQFRALIAEAVGKPVYVANPGIEINVSKIPY; from the coding sequence ATGAAACTCTTTTGCATCGGAAGCTCGTCACGCGGCAACGGCTATGTACTGCAATCTTCTAACGGCGGCGCATTACTGATTGAATGCGGTATGCCTTTGGTCGAGGTTAAAAAAGTTCTCGGTTGGAAGTTGAGCAGCATTGCCGGATGCGTAGTGAGCCACCGCCACAAAGACCATTCAAAGTATCTGCCGGAGTATCTGAAATTCGGAATCCATGCTCTTGCTCTCGAAGATGTGTTTGCTTCATTCCCCAAGCTAAACCGCACGTTCTGTAAATCCATCGAGCCGATGCACGGCTACAAAGTGGGCAGCTTCAAAGTCTTTGCGCTCCCGGTAGTCCATGATGTGCCGTGCCTCGGATTCGTCATCGAACATGACGAGATGGGCAAATTGCTATTCGTAACCGACACGATGATGCTTGAATATCGGGTTGCTAACCTCAATCACATAATGATTGAAGCCAATTACTCCGATGAGCTTCTTGAAGACGCTATAAGCAGCGGAAGTACGGTCAGCAGCACACGTGAACGATTACTCGAATCACACATGGAGCTGAAGACAACCGAACAGATACTCCGTACCACCGACCTCACAGCCGTAAATGAAGTGGTATTGCTCCACCTATCGGGCAGGCACAGTAATGCTGAACAATTCCGCGCCTTGATAGCGGAAGCCGTAGGAAAGCCGGTTTATGTGGCAAATCCGGGCATTGAAATCAACGTATCTAAAATCCCATACTGA
- a CDS encoding ATP-binding protein has protein sequence MKKEIIIKSLSLVNFKGIRELSVSFDERVTDIFGRNGSGKTTLFDAFTWLLFGKDSQDRKKFDLKTLDTNGAIIPQLPHEVSAIITVNGEEIKLCRRFTEKWVKRAGQTERVFTGNEEERFYNDVPCSAREYDAKIAGICNEDVFKFITNPAYFPSQSAEAQKEMLLKMAGSISDTEIAAGNADFEALLAMITGKTMNEFKKEIASKKSRLNAEIVGIPGRIDEKKRDLSEPEDWAAIESEIKTKIAERDKIESQMADASEAQRAADNERMKIQEQTTALRRKRAQRVADIEDEATADYRKKKRERDNVQFQIDSLTNRIRSTESAINARKEEIERHNNARKVLIQEWQSLQAESIAVNAEQVQFNESDFCCPTCHRQFDVEDIEAKEAEIIENFEKQRKKKLAAIAERIAANEQKGGAVKMQKQRSIVALEASEASIKADKASIEQLKSSDVYRVELTMPDVKPLISADAQLAEIDKKISELEAKSSIPAAPANSIELKEQRNALSTAIDSLKSRLKKRDDNAKAQARIDELETQLSKQSDEIAELERIEFTMLEFSKARSAAIEQRIDGLFSLVRFRWIAPAINGAEKETCEATLNGKPYSTCSNAERIIIGLDIINAICKSQGVYAPIFVDNAESVNDIIPMQSQVISLIVSRDEQLVIEKSPAQKSLFNNH, from the coding sequence ATGAAGAAAGAAATCATCATCAAATCTCTTTCGCTCGTGAACTTCAAGGGCATAAGAGAACTCTCGGTCAGCTTTGACGAGAGAGTGACGGACATCTTCGGTCGAAACGGAAGCGGCAAGACTACGTTGTTTGACGCATTCACTTGGCTACTCTTTGGCAAAGACAGCCAGGACCGCAAGAAATTCGACCTAAAGACGCTCGACACTAACGGAGCTATCATTCCACAGCTTCCGCATGAGGTATCGGCTATCATCACCGTAAACGGCGAGGAAATCAAATTGTGCCGCCGATTCACAGAGAAATGGGTTAAACGTGCCGGTCAGACCGAGCGAGTGTTTACCGGCAATGAAGAAGAACGCTTTTACAACGATGTGCCTTGCAGCGCACGTGAGTATGACGCGAAAATCGCCGGCATCTGCAACGAGGATGTATTCAAGTTCATCACGAATCCGGCATACTTCCCTTCACAGTCAGCCGAAGCGCAAAAGGAGATGTTGCTCAAAATGGCAGGGTCAATCTCCGACACCGAGATAGCCGCCGGAAATGCCGATTTTGAAGCTCTCCTCGCGATGATTACCGGCAAGACCATGAACGAGTTTAAGAAAGAGATTGCATCGAAGAAATCACGTTTGAATGCTGAAATAGTCGGCATCCCCGGGCGCATTGATGAAAAGAAACGCGACCTTTCAGAGCCGGAAGATTGGGCAGCGATAGAGTCCGAAATCAAAACTAAGATAGCCGAGCGCGATAAGATAGAATCGCAGATGGCAGACGCTTCAGAAGCTCAACGAGCCGCAGACAACGAGCGCATGAAAATCCAAGAGCAAACCACGGCTCTACGCCGCAAACGCGCTCAAAGAGTGGCAGACATCGAAGACGAAGCTACTGCGGACTATCGCAAAAAGAAGCGTGAGCGCGACAATGTGCAGTTTCAGATTGACAGCCTAACGAATCGCATACGCTCGACCGAAAGCGCAATAAATGCGCGAAAAGAGGAAATCGAGCGACACAATAACGCACGAAAAGTCCTTATCCAAGAATGGCAGTCGCTCCAAGCTGAAAGCATAGCAGTCAATGCCGAGCAAGTTCAGTTCAACGAAAGTGACTTTTGCTGCCCCACCTGCCACCGTCAATTTGATGTTGAAGACATCGAAGCGAAAGAAGCTGAAATCATAGAGAACTTCGAGAAGCAGCGCAAAAAGAAACTCGCAGCTATCGCAGAGCGAATCGCCGCCAATGAGCAAAAAGGAGGGGCAGTAAAGATGCAGAAGCAACGTAGCATTGTCGCGTTGGAGGCTTCCGAAGCGTCTATCAAAGCCGACAAAGCATCAATCGAGCAACTGAAGTCAAGCGATGTTTACCGCGTAGAACTCACGATGCCGGACGTTAAGCCTCTTATATCCGCCGATGCGCAGCTTGCAGAGATAGACAAAAAGATATCGGAGCTTGAAGCGAAGTCCTCAATACCGGCTGCACCGGCTAACAGCATCGAGCTTAAAGAGCAACGCAACGCACTCTCGACAGCGATAGACAGCCTTAAATCGCGGCTCAAAAAGCGTGACGATAACGCCAAAGCCCAAGCGCGTATTGATGAGCTTGAAACGCAGCTCTCAAAGCAAAGCGATGAAATTGCCGAGCTTGAAAGAATCGAGTTTACGATGCTCGAATTTTCAAAGGCTCGTAGCGCAGCCATTGAGCAACGAATCGACGGACTTTTCTCTCTCGTGCGCTTCCGTTGGATAGCTCCCGCAATCAACGGCGCGGAAAAAGAAACGTGCGAAGCCACACTCAACGGCAAGCCGTACAGCACTTGCAGCAATGCAGAGCGTATCATCATCGGACTTGACATAATCAACGCAATCTGCAAGTCGCAGGGCGTATATGCTCCGATATTCGTTGACAACGCCGAATCAGTCAACGACATCATACCGATGCAGTCACAAGTCATTAGCCTCATTGTGTCACGCGATGAGCAGCTTGTAATCGAGAAATCCCCGGCTCAAAAGAGCCTATTCAATAATCATTAA
- a CDS encoding DNA/RNA non-specific endonuclease, translated as MATRRKSNNNTRRKKKSGKNGLSRTTKSYFASLCTLVLVLIALVSKSFSGCKTLNGGFLSHGHIPDLERVVTAKGTPEQIVSYEGMTISYNPAKHVPNWVAWELTADETRGKEPRAQNFQADESVAGCADPWDYSYSGYDRGHMAPASDMKWSRNAMKESFYMTNICPQVKSFNSGTWKRLEEKCRTWAQCDSAIVIIAGPVLTDSITESIGDNRVAVPKRFFKIIASPYANPPRGIAFILNNGKNKGGLQEAAVSIDSVESLTGHDFFSTLPDDIERLVESQCRFHYWSTLKPTEK; from the coding sequence ATGGCAACACGCAGAAAAAGCAACAACAATACACGACGAAAGAAAAAATCGGGAAAAAACGGTCTTAGCAGAACGACAAAGTCATATTTCGCTTCACTGTGCACCCTTGTACTGGTGCTCATCGCATTGGTGTCGAAAAGTTTCTCGGGATGCAAGACACTAAACGGAGGATTCCTGTCGCACGGGCACATCCCCGACCTTGAACGGGTAGTGACGGCCAAGGGTACACCCGAACAGATTGTTAGCTACGAGGGCATGACGATTTCCTATAATCCGGCAAAGCATGTACCCAACTGGGTGGCATGGGAGCTGACCGCCGATGAAACCCGGGGCAAGGAACCTCGTGCTCAGAACTTTCAGGCTGACGAATCGGTAGCGGGATGCGCCGATCCTTGGGACTACTCCTATTCGGGATATGACCGCGGACACATGGCCCCGGCAAGCGACATGAAGTGGAGTCGAAATGCCATGAAGGAGTCATTTTACATGACCAACATCTGTCCGCAGGTGAAATCGTTTAATTCGGGCACATGGAAGCGACTTGAGGAGAAGTGCCGCACATGGGCGCAATGCGACAGCGCAATTGTAATCATAGCCGGCCCCGTATTGACCGACAGCATTACCGAATCGATAGGCGACAACCGGGTGGCTGTGCCAAAGCGTTTTTTCAAGATAATAGCGTCGCCCTATGCCAACCCTCCGCGAGGCATAGCGTTTATCCTCAACAACGGCAAGAACAAGGGCGGACTGCAGGAAGCCGCCGTGAGCATCGACAGCGTGGAATCGCTCACCGGTCATGACTTCTTCAGCACCCTGCCCGACGACATCGAGCGGCTTGTGGAGTCGCAATGCCGTTTCCACTATTGGAGTACACTAAAACCCACCGAAAAATGA